A single Nocardioides bizhenqiangii DNA region contains:
- the rplS gene encoding 50S ribosomal protein L19, with amino-acid sequence MSNVPSPSVVAELGNAAKRDDIPAFRAGDTVKVHVKVVEGNRSRVQIFQGVVIRIHGSGVGRTFTVRKVSFGVGVERTFPLHSPIFEQIEIVTRGDVRRAKLYYLRNLRGKAAKIKERREA; translated from the coding sequence ATGAGCAACGTCCCCAGCCCGTCCGTCGTCGCCGAGCTCGGCAACGCCGCGAAGCGCGACGACATCCCCGCCTTCCGCGCGGGAGACACCGTCAAGGTGCACGTGAAGGTCGTCGAGGGCAACCGGTCCCGGGTCCAGATCTTCCAGGGCGTCGTGATCCGCATCCACGGCAGCGGCGTCGGCCGCACCTTCACCGTCCGCAAGGTCTCCTTCGGCGTCGGTGTCGAGCGGACCTTCCCGCTCCACTCGCCGATCTTCGAGCAGATCGAGATCGTGACCCGCGGTGACGTGCGCCGGGCGAAGCTCTACTACCTGCGCAACCTGCGTGGCAAGGCCGCCAAGATCAAGGAGCGCCGCGAGGCCTGA